A segment of the Amblyomma americanum isolate KBUSLIRL-KWMA chromosome 6, ASM5285725v1, whole genome shotgun sequence genome:
TGTTGCGCTTTCTCCATAGAAAAAATGGTAGCCAATGCATTTTCCTCATACAAAATGACTGCCTTGAGAGCAGCACTTCCATACTTCTATCTCCACGATTGAGAGAAGTGAGCAAGTTTTTTACTGCTTTTCTATGACATGCTCCCTTCTCAGGCAAACTTTTGTTTAGCCCTTCGACGTTTGTGAAGTTGTCTGCAGTTTCCTTAACTGGCGCCCGAAAGCTAAAATCTGAGTGGCCACTGCGTGTGCCCACCAATAAATAATGCAACaatgtgctgaacgtcttgactGCCTTTATTTGCACTGGTTGTAGGAACCCGCTTGCTTGTCATGCCTACCTAGATGGATCACAAGGTCCAGAGCAGCTGGATGGCCTTAACAAGACCAACATCCGTGAAGTTGAAATAAAGCAGGCCCGTGAGAGCGGCGATGGAGAGAGCGTAAACGCCTCCAACTGCAATTTTGGGGATAACGCTGCCAAAGAGGGCAGGACGGACGTAGTCCACCGCAATTGTCTCAATGCCCCTgcaaagcgtgaagaacaggcactTGGTGGTCAAAGCCAGAAAAACTGGTCTAGTTAACAGCTTTATGTTTTTGACACCTCTGAAGAAATGTGGGTTGCTGCTTTAAGTTTGCACTAAGCTACTCTGGTTACTGAAAGAGCTATGTCCTACTCTCTTAAAGCACATATCACAATTAATAGAGCGATGCTAGTATGCAAATAAGCTATTAGTACTAGTGTAAATAGTTTTTTGAAGCTAGTACAAACCCAAACACACCCTCTGATGTGTTCCAGGCATAACACTGTGTTTGCAGGGACATGTCTAACTGGCAGCCTTTTTAAATAAGCAGCGTACCTATCAATTAGCAGCTACACTCAAATGCCgcattttttctcttttgcaaCCCGCGGCTGCGGCCTTCTAGAAGAGCGTGACTACCTTGTCTGCCGGTCTGTCCTATGCTGGCTGGTGATTGATCGCAAAAAACAAAAGTGGCCTAGCCCTAACGTGACTAGCGGCGCCCATGGCTCGCTAAAATCGGATCACTCACCAATGCATGTGCACGGTAGCGGATATTGCGAGAAGGCAATCCATCACTGGACTGGGGAAGATGAAAGCCCCAGGTACGATGGCAAGCATTGAAGCGGCGAGAATGCGCTCCGCCTTCCAGATCCAGACGTAGTTAGCTGCAGAGTCCGAAGCAGATGAAGTAAACGCGAGTTTAAATGCGCAAGGACAATAGACAGCTGCACTTACTGTCTGCGGAAGCCAGCCGAACAGTTGTGATCTGGGGCTTATACGGCGTGAGTTTCTGAGGCATGGACGAAACCAGCGGCATCTGCTTCTTGACAACGGTCGAAAAGTATGCTCTTGCTTGAAAGGAACTTGCAGAAGTTCCTGGGAAATGAGAAAAACGTGTTCGGGTAGTAAGTGAACACGAGCATAAGTTTAACGAGGAATGGTGCCTTGCGAATGGTTTCTGTTAAGTTAAAGCGAAGCGAAAACATCAAATTCGTGCTCATAAACTCGCGGTCAAAACTATATTCGTTACCTCTACAGACTGCCAGGCGTAACATGCTCGTAGCCATTGTCAGTTTGCAATATTGAGAAGTTCGATTCTTGCTCCAGGCGAGTTCCAACAGTCCGTGGAGGTCGGTCGGGCAATCCTACCGCTTCTGGATTTGGCCATTGGACTGTGGATTGGATCGGTTGAAAATGGCAGAAACTTTGTTTAGCTTAAAATACTTAAAACTGAGCTAAACCTCTTTTGCGCACAATAACCTTTCTCAGACCACATAACGTTACACAATAAGGACACTTATATTTGTTATTTAAATTTGAGAACGGGCATTTGCCACGTAGTTTTCTCTGTTAGCCCACGTGTTTAATTATCATCATCGAGGGTAGAATGTCATGTTGACGCTGTCATGTTTCGTTGTTGTAGGTTCGGCCGGTTCGAAAATACCGTATTACTTCGCGATTACTACCTTCCTCTTGTACAATGGTGTATCTGCGTGGACCCAGGAGGACCTTGAACTGTTCGACGTCGTGGAAGATGTTAATGAGAACTTTTACACGTTCCTCGGGCTCTCTCCTGATGTTGACACGGCGGGAATCAAGAAAGCCTACAGAAAACTCTCTCTTCAGTACCACCCTGACAAAAACAAGGAAGAGGGCTCGGAAGAGAAGTTCCGCAAGATCGTCTCCGTTGTGGAGATACTGAAGGATGAAGAGAAGCGGAAGAAATATAACGCAGTGCTCGAAAATGGCCTGCCTGACTGGAGGCAGCCCGTGTACTACTACCGGCGAGTGCGTAAGATGGGTGTCGCTGAGCTGCTGTTCTTTCTCGTCGTGCTGCTCACTCTGGGCCAGCACATCTTGGCCTGGGCAGCCTACTGGGAGCGGAAATTCGAGCTAGAGGAGACAGTCTTGGCCAAATTCAAACGCAAGGAACGCAAGTCGAAGAAGCTGACGCCCGTCGAGGACGAGATCCGCGCTTCTTACATCGAGAGCCTTGGAAAACCGCAGTACCAGGACCTGCTAATAGTTCGCTTCATTGCGTTTCTTGGCTGGTTAGCTTGGAATTCACCGACTCTTGCACGCGAGTGTTTCGTGAGGATTCAAGAGCGTCGCAGCCGCGCCGCTGCCGAGGAAGAGAAGACGAGCGGCGACGACGAGTCGTGCGACGAGTCTTCCGAGCGCGAGCGCAAGCCTCGGAGGCGGGCGCGCGTCATTCCCGAAGCTGGCGAGATGCCGGTCGCTGCTGGCTGTGCGATTGCTGCGTCTGACAGCGCGGCGTCGACTGCGCTTGCCGCAGGCGGTGACAGGGGCAGCGTTCGAAAAACGCCGTGGGGCGAGGAAGACACTGTTGCCCTCATCAGGGCCATGAAGAAGTACCCAACCGGCACCGTGGAGCGGTGGCAGAAAATCGCCGACCTGCTGAACCGTAGCCAGGATGAAGTCATGGCGGTCATGAAGCAGTTGCGGAACTCTCCTGCCGCCAACGCTACGCCGCACTCGCAGGGAGTGACGGGTGAGGACTACCAGTGTATGGACGAAAACGAAGAGCCGGGCCTACCGCCGCCCACGCGTGCCGAGAGGCAGCCCAGGGCCGCGCACAGAGTCGCGGACTGGAGCCAAGAGCAGCAGAAGTGCATGGAGGCCGCACTGCAGAGGTTCCCCAAGGGAACGGAAGACCGCTGGGACCGAATAGCCGAAGCCGTTCCTGGCAAGTCAAAAGAGGAGTGCATGCTCAGGTTCAAGTTTCTTGTTGAGCAGCTGAAGCGAAAGAAGGTTGAGGAGCGGTTGAAAGCCAGTTGACAGTGTGCGTGCATGTTTGATGTTGAAAAttaaatatatttatttttcaatttgcTTTTAGCTTGGTAAAAGAAACTTAATCACAGTACACGTTTGTGTACAACCCTGGTTGAAATCCCCTACTGTATGCATGACCCGGACAGCTTCCAGGCAATGTGACAGCGGTCTTGCAATGTTTTTGTAGATCTTGGGCACTTCACTGTGGGGGGTAGAGCCCATATCGTTAGGAGCATTGTGGTGCTAGACATTTCTTATGGCAATGCTGGTCATGTATGCACTGACCTGGAATGACTACAGTATTCCATGACCATAAGTTGACACTTCCATCTCGAGGAAAACAGATGAGTGTGCCTGGAATTAATACTATTGTTGTTACACTGGTACTCTCCAATGAGGACTTTAGTCGCAGCATGGGGACGTTGCATGGAAATGACAACTTTTGTTGAGCTTTGAAAGCACTAGAGTCTCATCAGTCAACAGACAACATCTTTGGCGCTACCATCTGACAAACTTTGACACTTCTTGCTACCATTTGTTCTGTAGAATGGAATGTGGTTGCATTGGCCAGTATATCAAATATGCCAAGGAGTGGAGGAAAATGGTCACAATGCTCTGAGGCCCAGTACACCTGCGCTGGATCACCTTGGCTGTGTCTACCGTTCACTAGTAGCATACacagagaaaaatttttttttacgggggtttaacattccaaagcgactcgggctacgagggacaccgtactgaaggactccagaaatttcaaccacttgggttttttaacgtgcactgacatcgcacaatacacgggcctctagaatttcgcctcctacAAAACTCAACCGTCGCAGCCTAGAGCAGCAGGAAAACTTTCAAGGAAACTGGGAATTGCAGAGCCACTATTTTTTATCAGTTGGCAGCCTGCGCAGGGTGCAAACACATAATCACGAGCCGGAAGTGTAAATGTAGCCAACTGCTGGTCATTTGGGTGGCATCTGAAGACCTCAACTGTCATCGACTTCAATGGCAGCTGAAACTGCCTATTAAATATGATGTGAGCAACGTGACTATTAGTACCACCCAGAGCactttaaagggacccagaaaggg
Coding sequences within it:
- the SdhD gene encoding succinate dehydrogenase, subunit D, with the translated sequence MATSMLRLAVCRGTSASSFQARAYFSTVVKKQMPLVSSMPQKLTPYKPQITTVRLASADTNYVWIWKAERILAASMLAIVPGAFIFPSPVMDCLLAISATVHMHWGIETIAVDYVRPALFGSVIPKIAVGGVYALSIAALTGLLYFNFTDVGLVKAIQLLWTL
- the LOC144136493 gene encoding uncharacterized protein F54F2.9, with product MLTLSCFVVVGSAGSKIPYYFAITTFLLYNGVSAWTQEDLELFDVVEDVNENFYTFLGLSPDVDTAGIKKAYRKLSLQYHPDKNKEEGSEEKFRKIVSVVEILKDEEKRKKYNAVLENGLPDWRQPVYYYRRVRKMGVAELLFFLVVLLTLGQHILAWAAYWERKFELEETVLAKFKRKERKSKKLTPVEDEIRASYIESLGKPQYQDLLIVRFIAFLGWLAWNSPTLARECFVRIQERRSRAAAEEEKTSGDDESCDESSERERKPRRRARVIPEAGEMPVAAGCAIAASDSAASTALAAGGDRGSVRKTPWGEEDTVALIRAMKKYPTGTVERWQKIADLLNRSQDEVMAVMKQLRNSPAANATPHSQGVTGEDYQCMDENEEPGLPPPTRAERQPRAAHRVADWSQEQQKCMEAALQRFPKGTEDRWDRIAEAVPGKSKEECMLRFKFLVEQLKRKKVEERLKAS